A genomic region of Methanobrevibacter wolinii SH contains the following coding sequences:
- the thsA gene encoding thermosome subunit alpha: MANNSNRPIYILPQGTQRFKGKDAFHLNVYASKILSSIVRTTLGPKGQDKMLVNKKLGDVIVTNDGVTILEEMDIAHPAARMLVDIARNQESVVGDGTTTAVIIAGELLSEAEKLVDNGTPAPIVLRGYQAALDKTLEILEDIAIDVDDKETLKKVAMTAMTGKGSDYAKESLANIVVEACTRVVEDGKVVNKHINTQRVNGGSVEDSEVVDGILIDNSPVSKNMATDIKDAKIALLKYPLEVRDLTMNSKIDLSSPSAMNAFLDNEQQILKDLVQKIVDAGANVLMCQKGIDDMAVQYLKDAGITAFKRVKNTDMERLAHATGGKIVLDLEDLSAEDLGTVGHIYTKKIFDQKLTFLKETKEPKACSIVLRGSTKYVTGEIARALDDAIGVVSATIEDGKVVIGGGAPEIEISRRLRAFSETHSGKEQLAIRSFAKALEVVPRTLAENAGLDIVNIISKLIGAHENSNTMGIDVFKGEIVDMSDEVVEPLRVKKEAITSATEAASMIIRIDDVVAAAGALNSTGNEDDGLDHSGIPHDANGVMPGMGGMPPM, translated from the coding sequence ATGGCAAATAATTCAAACAGACCAATCTATATCTTACCTCAAGGTACTCAAAGATTTAAAGGTAAAGATGCATTTCATTTAAACGTTTATGCTTCAAAAATATTATCAAGCATTGTAAGAACTACTCTTGGACCTAAAGGTCAAGACAAAATGTTAGTAAATAAAAAATTAGGGGATGTTATTGTAACAAATGATGGTGTTACAATTTTAGAAGAAATGGATATTGCACATCCTGCAGCAAGAATGCTTGTTGATATTGCTAGAAATCAAGAAAGCGTAGTTGGAGATGGAACTACTACTGCAGTTATCATTGCTGGTGAATTACTTTCAGAAGCTGAAAAATTAGTTGATAATGGAACTCCTGCACCTATTGTTTTAAGAGGTTATCAAGCTGCTTTAGATAAAACTTTAGAAATTTTAGAAGATATTGCAATTGATGTAGATGATAAAGAAACTCTTAAAAAAGTAGCTATGACTGCAATGACTGGTAAAGGATCAGATTATGCTAAAGAATCTCTTGCAAATATTGTTGTAGAAGCTTGTACTCGTGTTGTAGAAGATGGAAAAGTAGTAAACAAACACATTAATACTCAAAGGGTCAATGGAGGTTCTGTTGAAGATTCTGAAGTTGTTGATGGTATTCTTATTGATAATTCTCCTGTAAGTAAAAATATGGCTACTGATATTAAAGATGCTAAAATTGCTCTTTTAAAATATCCTCTTGAAGTTAGAGACTTAACTATGAATTCAAAAATTGATTTGTCTTCACCTTCTGCAATGAATGCATTTTTAGATAATGAACAACAAATTTTAAAAGATTTAGTTCAAAAAATCGTTGATGCTGGTGCAAATGTTTTAATGTGTCAAAAAGGTATTGATGATATGGCTGTACAATATCTTAAAGATGCAGGTATTACAGCATTTAAACGTGTTAAAAACACAGATATGGAAAGATTAGCACATGCAACTGGTGGAAAAATCGTTCTTGATTTAGAAGATTTAAGTGCTGAAGATTTAGGTACTGTTGGTCATATTTACACTAAAAAAATCTTTGATCAAAAATTAACTTTCCTTAAAGAAACTAAAGAACCTAAAGCATGTTCTATTGTTTTAAGAGGTTCTACTAAATATGTTACTGGAGAAATTGCTCGTGCACTTGATGATGCAATTGGTGTAGTTTCTGCTACTATTGAAGATGGAAAAGTAGTTATTGGAGGTGGAGCTCCAGAAATTGAAATTTCCAGAAGACTCCGTGCTTTCAGTGAAACACATAGTGGTAAAGAACAATTAGCAATTCGTTCATTTGCTAAAGCTTTAGAAGTTGTTCCTAGAACTTTAGCTGAAAATGCTGGTCTTGATATTGTTAACATTATCTCTAAACTTATTGGTGCTCATGAAAATTCAAATACAATGGGTATTGATGTATTTAAAGGAGAAATTGTTGATATGTCTGATGAAGTAGTTGAACCTTTAAGAGTTAAAAAAGAAGCTATTACTTCTGCAACTGAAGCTGCTTCTATGATTATTCGTATTGATGATGTAGTTGCTGCTGCAGGTGCTCTTAATTCAACTGGTAATGAAGATGATGGTCTTGACCACAGTGGAATTCCTCATGATGCTAATGGTGTAATGCCGGGTATGGGCGGAATGCCACCAATGTAA
- a CDS encoding DNA alkylation repair protein — MNFEDVICEFESISDEKNIEGQKRFGININKSYGIRMPEIRKIAKKIGKNHELALQLWNHQYHESRILATMVEEPDKLSEEQLNIWVNDFDSWDIVDQACINLLRKSDLAISKIPLWVEDDEEYVKRTAFSLIAVLAVHKKKEDDDYFRKFYPLIVNASCDNRNFVKKSVNWAIRQIGKRNITLNKELINLSYEILKKDCKAGNWISKNAINELKSDKIQKRLLNK, encoded by the coding sequence GTGAATTTTGAAGATGTTATTTGTGAATTTGAATCTATTAGTGATGAGAAAAATATTGAAGGTCAAAAAAGATTTGGTATAAATATTAATAAATCATATGGTATTCGAATGCCTGAAATTAGAAAAATTGCTAAAAAAATTGGTAAAAATCATGAACTTGCACTTCAATTATGGAATCACCAATATCATGAATCAAGAATTCTTGCAACTATGGTTGAAGAACCAGATAAATTAAGTGAAGAACAATTAAATATATGGGTTAATGATTTTGATTCTTGGGATATAGTTGATCAAGCTTGTATAAATCTTCTTAGAAAATCTGATTTAGCAATATCTAAAATTCCATTATGGGTAGAAGATGATGAAGAATATGTTAAAAGAACAGCTTTTTCTCTTATTGCAGTTCTTGCAGTTCATAAGAAAAAAGAAGATGATGATTATTTTAGAAAATTTTATCCTTTGATAGTTAATGCTTCATGTGATAATCGTAATTTTGTTAAAAAATCAGTTAATTGGGCAATTAGACAAATAGGCAAAAGAAATATTACTCTTAATAAAGAATTAATAAATCTTTCTTATGAAATTCTTAAAAAAGATTGTAAGGCTGGAAATTGGATATCTAAAAATGCAATCAATGAGTTAAAATCAGATAAAATTCAAAAAAGACTTTTAAATAAATAA
- a CDS encoding AEC family transporter, with amino-acid sequence MEILATFLTIFIILLIGFLAKRFDLLSANEGETINKVVVYLAMPFLVFRSLYDANLALIPTLGKFPIIGFISAFLVGILSYVLFTSMKLPDKQKYTLISVIIMGNTGFVGFPVIMGVFGTNGLVRAIFFNITDVLMMIVVYLIFVIKFGGEYREVVKRIFSFPVLWGLIFGLIFNFYHIQIGTIGINIVNYLADMTIPLIILSLGLSMSFKGFGKKFGLTLTGSILKLFVYPFFAFFILKLFGISGFDNEIALIESAMPSAMLSISYVMEFGLDVELTSDIIVFDTLLSLITLPILMSCF; translated from the coding sequence ATGGAAATTTTAGCAACTTTTTTAACTATTTTTATAATTTTATTGATTGGTTTTCTTGCAAAAAGATTTGATTTATTAAGTGCTAATGAAGGAGAAACTATTAATAAAGTTGTTGTTTATCTTGCAATGCCATTTTTAGTATTTCGTTCATTATATGATGCAAATTTGGCTCTTATTCCAACTTTAGGTAAGTTTCCAATAATTGGTTTTATATCTGCCTTTTTAGTAGGTATTCTTTCATATGTTCTTTTTACAAGTATGAAATTACCAGATAAACAAAAATATACATTAATTTCAGTTATAATTATGGGTAATACTGGATTTGTAGGTTTTCCTGTAATTATGGGTGTATTTGGAACAAATGGTCTTGTAAGGGCTATCTTTTTCAATATTACTGATGTTTTAATGATGATTGTAGTATATTTAATTTTTGTTATAAAATTTGGTGGAGAATATAGAGAAGTTGTTAAACGAATTTTTTCTTTTCCAGTTTTATGGGGTTTAATATTTGGTTTAATATTCAACTTTTATCATATTCAAATAGGTACTATTGGAATAAATATTGTTAATTATTTAGCAGATATGACTATTCCATTGATTATTTTATCTTTAGGTTTATCAATGAGTTTTAAAGGTTTTGGTAAAAAATTTGGATTAACTTTAACTGGTTCCATATTAAAACTTTTCGTTTATCCATTTTTTGCATTTTTCATTTTAAAATTATTTGGAATAAGTGGTTTTGATAATGAAATAGCACTTATTGAATCAGCAATGCCATCTGCTATGTTATCAATTTCATATGTCATGGAATTTGGACTTGATGTAGAATTAACTTCAGATATTATCGTGTTTGATACTTTACTTTCACTTATAACCTTACCTATTCTTATGTCTTGCTTCTAG
- the comD gene encoding sulfopyruvate decarboxylase subunit alpha, producing MNSSEIIYKGIKDSGINFIVSVPCANLKELLNLIDADDEITHIPVTREEEGLGICAGAYMAGAKTAILMQNSGLGNCINALESLFELYSFPLVMIMSHRGTEGESIVGQVPMGKATPKLLESLDLPYYKPKNHEEAYEVVSKSWNKSVKSRKVISILLEIKYWKLEDD from the coding sequence ATGAATAGTAGTGAAATAATTTATAAAGGAATTAAAGATTCTGGAATTAATTTTATTGTAAGTGTTCCATGTGCTAATCTTAAAGAATTACTAAATTTAATAGATGCAGATGATGAAATAACACATATACCAGTTACAAGAGAAGAAGAAGGTCTTGGAATATGTGCTGGAGCATATATGGCTGGAGCAAAAACTGCAATTTTAATGCAAAATTCTGGATTAGGTAATTGTATTAATGCATTAGAGTCATTATTTGAATTATACTCATTTCCACTTGTAATGATTATGAGTCATAGAGGAACTGAAGGTGAATCAATTGTAGGACAAGTACCTATGGGTAAAGCAACACCAAAATTATTAGAATCTCTTGATTTACCTTATTATAAACCTAAAAATCATGAAGAAGCATATGAAGTAGTATCAAAATCATGGAACAAATCTGTAAAAAGTAGAAAGGTAATTAGTATTTTACTTGAAATTAAATATTGGAAATTAGAAGATGACTGA
- a CDS encoding FprA family A-type flavoprotein: protein MIADAKKIADGVYWVGALDWDTREFHGYSLHGSTYNCYLVFGDDKTALIDNVYPGFFPELWARIEDAFAQEGKDEVKIDVMIQNHIEMDHSGSLPDIVKKFPDIEIYCTQVAIPGLKNHWPSLANKDMNPIKTGDTLDLGGKSFTFINAPMLHWPDSNFTLYNEEGILFSNDAFGQHICSGERYDYELDPKAVEEVAKKYFANLITLSSPLVVSKVKEMTDAGYLDKVKMIAPCHGLIWTKPETIINLYAKWATADCEDKITVIYDTMHHSTQKLAHEIAEGIISEGVKVKMCFLKVDDESDVVTEVLDSKAIALGVPTMMNNPYPNVGKIIYYFNCLSFANSGKKKKAVVFSSKGWGGGAINRLTSDLESAGFDVLEDDALDVHYVPDEKALKQAYDLGKKLAKEIKEE from the coding sequence ATGATTGCAGATGCTAAAAAGATAGCTGATGGTGTATATTGGGTTGGTGCTCTTGATTGGGATACTCGTGAATTCCATGGTTATTCCTTACATGGTTCTACTTATAATTGTTACCTTGTTTTTGGTGATGATAAAACTGCTTTAATTGATAATGTATATCCAGGATTTTTCCCAGAATTATGGGCTAGAATCGAAGATGCTTTTGCTCAAGAAGGAAAAGATGAAGTTAAAATTGATGTAATGATTCAAAACCATATTGAAATGGATCATAGTGGTTCATTACCGGATATTGTTAAAAAATTCCCAGATATTGAAATCTATTGTACTCAAGTTGCTATTCCAGGTCTTAAAAATCATTGGCCTAGTTTAGCTAATAAAGATATGAATCCTATTAAAACTGGTGATACTTTAGATCTTGGTGGTAAATCTTTTACATTTATTAATGCACCAATGTTACATTGGCCAGATAGTAACTTTACTTTATATAATGAAGAAGGTATTTTATTCTCTAATGATGCATTTGGTCAACATATCTGTTCTGGTGAAAGATATGATTATGAACTTGATCCTAAAGCAGTTGAAGAAGTTGCTAAAAAATACTTCGCAAATTTAATTACTTTATCTTCACCACTTGTTGTAAGTAAAGTTAAAGAAATGACTGATGCAGGATATTTAGATAAAGTTAAAATGATTGCACCATGTCATGGTTTAATATGGACTAAACCAGAGACAATTATTAATTTATATGCTAAATGGGCAACAGCTGACTGTGAAGATAAAATCACTGTTATCTATGATACAATGCATCATTCAACTCAAAAATTAGCACATGAAATTGCTGAAGGAATAATTTCTGAAGGTGTAAAAGTTAAAATGTGCTTCTTAAAAGTTGATGATGAAAGTGATGTAGTAACTGAAGTTCTTGATAGTAAAGCTATTGCTTTAGGTGTTCCAACTATGATGAATAATCCATATCCAAATGTTGGAAAAATTATTTATTACTTTAATTGCTTAAGCTTTGCAAATTCAGGTAAAAAGAAAAAAGCTGTTGTATTCTCATCTAAAGGATGGGGAGGAGGAGCTATTAATAGGTTAACTTCTGATCTTGAAAGTGCAGGTTTCGATGTACTTGAAGATGATGCACTTGATGTTCATTATGTTCCTGATGAAAAAGCTCTTAAACAAGCTTATGATTTAGGTAAAAAACTTGCAAAAGAAATTAAAGAAGAATAA
- the comE gene encoding sulfopyruvate decarboxylase subunit beta, producing the protein MATRIDGIKEIMKNIDDELIVCNIGVPSKELYKVKDRAKNFYMIGSMGLASSIGLGLAINQDNTVVVIDGDGSVLMNMGSLVTIAQNQCPNLIWIVINNGAYGSTGNQDTYAKNLDLTKIAKDVGFENAYKFEDINFSKVLKSNKCTFIEYNLEAGNSKSPVIDLSPNEIRDRFMNEIKN; encoded by the coding sequence ATGGCAACACGTATTGATGGAATTAAAGAAATAATGAAAAATATTGATGATGAACTTATAGTATGTAATATTGGTGTTCCTTCAAAAGAATTATATAAAGTAAAAGATAGAGCTAAAAACTTTTATATGATAGGATCAATGGGACTTGCATCATCAATTGGACTTGGACTTGCAATTAACCAAGATAATACAGTTGTTGTAATTGATGGTGATGGATCTGTTTTAATGAACATGGGTTCACTTGTTACAATAGCTCAAAATCAATGCCCTAACTTAATTTGGATTGTTATAAATAATGGAGCATATGGTTCAACTGGTAATCAGGATACATATGCTAAAAACTTAGATTTAACAAAAATAGCTAAAGATGTAGGATTTGAAAATGCATATAAATTTGAAGATATAAACTTTAGTAAAGTATTAAAAAGTAATAAATGTACATTTATAGAATATAATCTTGAAGCAGGTAATTCTAAATCACCAGTAATAGATTTATCTCCTAATGAAATTAGAGATAGATTTATGAATGAAATTAAAAATTAA
- a CDS encoding alpha/beta hydrolase: MALLNVEYKSQALGRNIPFTAILPVDHIDYEHNINKSDNGPYKTLYLLNGLYGDCIEWLTHTDIKRLAERNNLAVIMPSGENSFYLNYPSSNRNYSKYVGEELVNITRRMFNLSNKREDTFIGGYSMGGFGALYNGFKYNNTFSKIVALSSALILEDDFDKTNQSIFKYNQEYIEECFGNLDTALNRDVNVNNLIKKLEDSNKDIPDLFITCASDDSLYDANIKFVNFLSNYNNINYIFHEGVGGHQWDYWNKFMKEIVEWLTC; encoded by the coding sequence ATGGCATTATTAAATGTGGAATATAAATCACAAGCTTTAGGAAGAAATATTCCATTTACTGCAATTTTACCTGTAGATCATATTGATTATGAACATAATATAAATAAATCAGATAATGGACCTTATAAAACATTATATTTATTAAATGGTTTGTATGGAGATTGTATAGAATGGTTAACCCATACTGATATTAAAAGATTAGCTGAAAGAAATAATCTTGCAGTTATAATGCCTAGTGGTGAAAATAGTTTTTACTTAAATTATCCATCATCTAATAGGAATTATTCAAAATATGTTGGTGAAGAATTAGTAAATATAACTAGAAGAATGTTTAATTTATCTAATAAAAGAGAAGATACTTTTATTGGAGGATATTCTATGGGTGGTTTTGGTGCATTATATAATGGATTTAAATATAATAATACCTTTTCAAAAATCGTTGCATTATCTTCAGCTTTAATCTTAGAAGATGATTTTGATAAAACTAATCAATCTATATTTAAATATAATCAGGAATATATTGAAGAATGTTTTGGAAATTTAGATACAGCACTTAATAGAGATGTTAATGTAAATAATTTAATTAAAAAATTAGAAGATTCTAATAAAGATATTCCAGATTTATTTATAACTTGTGCTAGTGATGATTCTTTATATGATGCTAATATTAAATTTGTAAACTTTTTATCAAATTATAATAATATTAATTATATTTTCCATGAAGGAGTTGGTGGTCATCAATGGGATTATTGGAATAAATTTATGAAAGAAATAGTTGAATGGTTAACTTGTTAA